A genome region from Pseudomonas helmanticensis includes the following:
- a CDS encoding putative bifunctional diguanylate cyclase/phosphodiesterase, whose translation MSTPVEPLRLLLLAEEPAWTALLRECLAPMGSAAVLISAPSWDSVSSLFEDNRHAVLLTIAALQPAPGRCSLPTVLLLEHEPDTAPVGVSDWLVFDALDAGMLRRCLRHVRERGVLENTLQRLAEQDPLTGIANRQGFQTLLTARLAEGDGRGLALGHLDLDNFRHANDALGHQAGDRLILQVVARLKSQLEAGDQLARLGSDEFALLIDTRRAPQRAEWMAERITEALSEPYWVDGESLLIGSSLGIAHARAQAGADPLMWHAHIAMQQAKSTQGCTFHIFNERINRNARSMADLESELRRALRRDELELHYQPRLNLEDGQIVGLEALVRWRHGERGLLPPSEFVPLAEQSGLIVPLGYWVISRALRDMQALRERGLPALHMAINLSFRQFQDSQLLPTLSRLITERGVEAQWLEFELTETAVMRRSDLVKQTMDALGRLGVRFSLDDFGTGFSSFVHLNSLPITLLKIDKSFVGGMEQREENRKLVHAMINLAHNLHLEVVAEGVETPEQLELLRGFGCDQVQGYLISRPLPLAELVEYLTFGSSQQVSVEAV comes from the coding sequence TTGTCTACGCCTGTCGAACCCTTGCGTTTGCTGCTACTGGCCGAAGAGCCAGCGTGGACAGCGTTATTGCGTGAGTGTCTGGCTCCGATGGGGAGCGCGGCGGTGCTGATCAGCGCGCCGAGCTGGGACTCGGTCAGCAGTCTGTTCGAAGACAACCGCCATGCTGTGCTGTTGACCATTGCGGCGTTACAGCCGGCGCCCGGTCGTTGCAGCCTGCCGACGGTCTTGCTGCTGGAACACGAACCGGACACCGCGCCCGTTGGTGTCAGTGACTGGCTGGTGTTCGACGCCCTCGACGCCGGCATGCTCCGCCGTTGCCTGCGCCATGTGCGCGAACGCGGCGTGCTCGAAAATACTTTGCAACGCCTGGCCGAACAGGATCCGTTGACCGGCATCGCCAACCGCCAGGGTTTCCAGACCTTGCTGACCGCGCGTCTTGCTGAAGGCGACGGTCGTGGCCTTGCCCTCGGGCACCTTGATCTCGACAACTTCCGCCACGCCAACGACGCCCTCGGCCATCAGGCCGGCGACCGTTTGATCTTGCAAGTCGTCGCACGGCTGAAAAGTCAGCTCGAAGCCGGTGATCAACTGGCGCGCCTGGGCAGCGATGAATTCGCCTTGCTGATCGACACCCGTCGCGCGCCGCAACGCGCCGAATGGATGGCCGAACGCATTACCGAGGCCCTGTCTGAACCGTATTGGGTCGATGGCGAAAGCCTGCTGATCGGCTCCAGCCTCGGCATCGCCCATGCCCGCGCGCAAGCGGGCGCCGACCCGCTGATGTGGCACGCACACATCGCCATGCAACAGGCCAAGAGCACGCAAGGCTGCACCTTTCATATCTTCAACGAACGCATCAACCGCAACGCGCGGAGCATGGCCGACCTCGAAAGCGAGCTGCGCCGGGCCTTGCGTCGCGATGAACTGGAGCTGCATTACCAGCCACGGCTGAATCTTGAGGACGGTCAGATTGTCGGCCTCGAAGCCTTGGTGCGCTGGCGACATGGCGAGCGCGGTCTGCTGCCACCCAGCGAATTTGTGCCGCTGGCCGAGCAGAGCGGCTTGATCGTGCCGCTGGGTTACTGGGTCATTTCCCGGGCGCTGCGTGACATGCAGGCGTTGCGCGAGCGTGGTCTGCCGGCGTTGCACATGGCGATCAATTTGTCATTCCGCCAGTTTCAGGACAGCCAGTTGTTGCCGACGCTTAGTCGGTTGATCACTGAGCGTGGCGTCGAGGCGCAATGGCTGGAGTTCGAACTGACCGAAACCGCCGTGATGCGCCGCAGCGATCTGGTCAAACAGACCATGGACGCCCTCGGCCGGCTCGGCGTGCGTTTCTCGCTGGATGACTTCGGCACCGGATTTTCCTCGTTCGTGCACCTCAACAGCCTGCCGATCACCTTGCTGAAGATCGACAAGAGCTTTGTCGGCGGCATGGAGCAGCGCGAAGAGAACCGCAAACTGGTGCACGCGATGATCAATCTTGCGCACAACCTGCATCTGGAAGTGGTGGCGGAAGGGGTCGAGACGCCGGAGCAACTGGAGTTGCTGCGCGGGTTTGGCTGCGATCAGGTGCAGGGCTATCTGATCAGCCGGCCGTTGCCGTTGGCGGAGTTGGTTGAATACCTGACGTTTGGCTCAAGCCAACAGGTTTCTGTGGAGGCCGTTTAA
- a CDS encoding NorM family multidrug efflux MATE transporter, whose protein sequence is MQHPVRTELWAILRLAGPLIASQLAHMLMVLTDTLMMARLSPEALAGGGLGAATYSFVSIFCIGVIAAVGTLVAIRKGAGDIIGAARLTQAGLWLAWLMALGAGLLLWNLKPVLLLFGQTETNVNAAGQFLIALPFALPGYLSFMALRGFTSAIGRATPVMVISLAGTVANFLLNYALITGMFGLPKMGLMGIGLVTAIVANCMALALAWHIRRHPAYDAYPLRAGLSRPNRQYLKELWRLGLPIGGTYAVEVGLFAFAALCMGTMGSTQLGAHQIALQIVSVAFMVPAGMSYAITMRIGQHYGAGQLLDARMSGRVGIVFGAVVMLGFAMVFWLLPNQLVGLFLDHDNPAFAEVIRLAVSLLAVAAWFELFDGTQTIAMGCIRGLKDAKTTFLVGLGCYWLIGAPAAWWMAFHLNWGPTGVWWGLALGLACAAVSLTLAFEWKMKRMIRLEPVSQRFEAVRAD, encoded by the coding sequence ATGCAGCATCCTGTGCGTACCGAACTCTGGGCCATTCTGCGGCTGGCAGGGCCGTTGATTGCTTCCCAGTTGGCGCACATGCTGATGGTGCTGACTGACACCCTGATGATGGCGCGCCTCAGTCCGGAAGCGTTGGCTGGCGGCGGACTGGGTGCGGCGACTTATTCGTTCGTGTCGATTTTCTGCATCGGCGTGATTGCGGCGGTCGGCACGCTGGTGGCGATTCGCAAGGGTGCCGGCGACATTATTGGTGCAGCGCGGCTGACCCAAGCCGGTTTGTGGCTGGCGTGGCTGATGGCGTTGGGCGCCGGGTTGCTGCTGTGGAACCTGAAACCGGTGTTGCTGCTGTTCGGCCAGACCGAAACCAACGTCAATGCTGCGGGGCAATTTCTGATCGCCCTGCCCTTCGCCCTGCCCGGCTACCTGAGCTTCATGGCCCTGCGCGGCTTCACCAGTGCGATTGGCCGGGCGACGCCGGTGATGGTCATCAGCCTGGCCGGCACGGTGGCCAACTTCCTGCTCAATTACGCGTTGATCACCGGCATGTTCGGCTTGCCGAAGATGGGGCTGATGGGCATCGGTCTGGTCACGGCGATTGTCGCCAACTGCATGGCGCTGGCGTTGGCCTGGCATATCCGTCGGCATCCGGCCTATGACGCTTATCCGCTGCGCGCAGGCTTGTCGCGGCCCAACCGGCAATATCTCAAAGAATTGTGGCGTCTCGGCCTGCCAATCGGCGGCACCTACGCGGTGGAAGTCGGTTTGTTTGCCTTCGCGGCGTTGTGCATGGGCACCATGGGCAGCACGCAGTTGGGCGCGCACCAGATCGCCCTGCAGATTGTCTCGGTGGCGTTCATGGTGCCGGCGGGCATGTCGTATGCGATCACCATGCGCATCGGCCAGCATTACGGCGCCGGGCAACTGCTGGATGCGCGGATGTCGGGCCGCGTCGGAATTGTTTTTGGCGCGGTGGTGATGCTCGGGTTTGCCATGGTGTTCTGGTTGTTGCCCAACCAGTTGGTCGGGTTGTTTCTCGACCATGACAATCCGGCGTTTGCCGAGGTCATTCGTCTGGCGGTGAGCCTGCTGGCGGTGGCGGCGTGGTTTGAGTTGTTCGATGGCACACAGACGATTGCCATGGGCTGCATTCGTGGACTGAAGGATGCGAAAACCACATTTCTGGTCGGGCTCGGTTGCTATTGGCTGATTGGCGCACCGGCGGCGTGGTGGATGGCGTTCCACTTGAACTGGGGGCCGACGGGCGTCTGGTGGGGATTGGCGCTGGGCCTGGCGTGTGCGGCGGTGAGCCTGACGCTGGCGTTTGAATGGAAGATGAAGCGGATGATTCGGCTGGAGCCTGTGTCACAGAGGTTCGAGGCTGTTCGTGCGGATTAA